DNA sequence from the Thermoanaerobacterium sp. PSU-2 genome:
GACTTATCCTAAAAAATATAAAGATTAAACAATCACTAAACATTGTTTTTACTCAAAAATTCACATTATACAATCACAAGATTGTATAATTCTAAAATCATATACATATGTCTTCAAGTATATCCATTTTTGGGTTTTACGCTTTTTGGGTAAATGCCATCTTGAATGTACCTTCTCCCCCGGATTGAACCGGGAGAAAGTTGTTTTATGGCACCAACCCTCTCCGAAGTGCTCAGGTTGCACCCCTGCATTTCCCTATCCCCTCCGGAGAAGAAGATACACTCATACATACAATTATTCTGTAATATTTATATCGCTTTGAGCTCTAAATACTAGCTCACCATTTATAGTTTTTTGACTTTCTTTAGCTCCTAATATCATTGACATTTCTGCAAGTAAATTAATTTTTCTTAAATATCCATTTGTGCTTGAATATATTAATTCAATTGCGTCATCAGTAAATATTGTTTCATTGCATCCTGCACATTTTAATCTTGATGTTATATATTCTTTTGTTTCATCTTTGTTTAAACCCTTAAATGAATAATTTAAAACTATTCGCTGCCTTAATGCTTCATGTGCTTGTCTATTCAACTGTATAATTAATTGTGTTTGTCCTGATAATATAAGTAATGCATAATTTTTTGTGTCCATGTCAAAATTAAATATAATGCGTAAATCATCAAGGATTGAGTTGCTTATGAACTGAGCCTCATCAACGATGATAACGGGAGTTATGTTCTTTGAATGGTAATTTAATATTACATCCTGTATCTGGCGAAACATATCACATTTTCTATGTTTCGGTATTAATCCTAAGCCGTCGGATAAATACCTGTAAAAATCCATAACGGTAAGTGTTGATATTGGTATGTATACAACCTTGATACATATTAGGATTTAAAGAAGTTACAAAGCATTTTAGTGTATATGACTTACCAGATCCAGGATCTCCTGTTATTAACCCAAATCCTTTTTTATCTTTTAAAAATTCTAATCTGCTCATTGCTTGTATATAATCCTGTGATTTGTAGTGATATTTCACATCACAGTCTTTAGAAAATGGATTAAATGTTAATCCATAATATACATTAAACATTGTTTCTCCTTCTTTCTTCATTTACAAAGAAAAGTCTATTTCTTTTCTTCTTATCTTAGAATTATCAATTTTGTTTACTGGATGTATTGTTTGTAAGAGCTTACCGTCTTCGCTAAAAATATATGCTTTATCAAGTGATTTTGGGTAATATCGTATATTTACATAATCACCGATATACTGCATCGGTACTTCAAATTTAACTTTTTCTATTGATACTGTCGCATCTTTAATTACACGCCTTTTGACTCTATAGAGAAATATGTTATCAAGTTCTTCTTTAGAATTTATGAATTTCATCGTGTCTGTGTATTTAATGAATTTCTCTACAGGCTTCATATTTGTTGATGAATGTACTGTTTGATGATATATTCCTTCAATATATTTATTCAAGTTCTCATTCAATTCGTCTATGGAAGATATTTTCTGCCAATCAAATCCATACATCCATTGGTCTTTTAATGTCCTGAAAAATCTTTCGATTTTTCCTTTTGATTCTGGAGAATATGGTTCAGCATAGCATAAGGACGTTCCCAATGATGCACATATTAAATGCAATTGTTCGCTTTGGAATACTTTGCCGTTATCAACAAATAGCTTTTTAGGAACACCTCTTTTCGAAACGGCTTTTTTGAACGCATCAATAAGTGATATGACATTATCTGTATCATAAAATTCTGTATGTGTTATTAACCTTGATGAATCATCCAGAAAAGCAATAAGGTATGTTTTAATCTT
Encoded proteins:
- a CDS encoding DDE-type integrase/transposase/recombinase, producing MEYPNDCWQSDISMGPYLIINDKKIKTYLIAFLDDSSRLITHTEFYDTDNVISLIDAFKKAVSKRGVPKKLFVDNGKVFQSEQLHLICASLGTSLCYAEPYSPESKGKIERFFRTLKDQWMYGFDWQKISSIDELNENLNKYIEGIYHQTVHSSTNMKPVEKFIKYTDTMKFINSKEELDNIFLYRVKRRVIKDATVSIEKVKFEVPMQYIGDYVNIRYYPKSLDKAYIFSEDGKLLQTIHPVNKIDNSKIRRKEIDFSL
- a CDS encoding AAA family ATPase, coding for MDFYRYLSDGLGLIPKHRKCDMFRQIQDVILNYHSKNITPVIIVDEAQFISNSILDDLRIIFNFDMDTKNYALLILSGQTQLIIQLNRQAHEALRQRIVLNYSFKGLNKDETKEYITSRLKCAGCNETIFTDDAIELIYSSTNGYLRKINLLAEMSMILGAKESQKTINGELVFRAQSDINITE